In Methylacidiphilum infernorum V4, a single window of DNA contains:
- a CDS encoding glycosyltransferase family 2 protein: MIEQPVVEYSLDWSVIIVTFQSKNVIRKALEALFAQKGTKLEIFVVDNNSTDGTQDILEGYSREIIFISNPTNRGFSQAANMPLDRAKGRFVLFLNPDVIIKNPYFLKKIAHLFDEEQQAGAIGPALFYPDGTLQPSMSLTYPNQKWAKGSIPKFPGKIAALLGACLAVRKEILDRLRGFDEEFFLYGEDQDLCLRIRKLGFSLAYYPQIQAYHIGGHSSETLSSELLWERKLKAEYIFYHKHYTKQAIDRIAFFQLLKSHWELFLLFFGKAILSPSLVLERKSKYEAIRSQALSHFFPKQQNKTRP; this comes from the coding sequence ATGATTGAGCAGCCGGTAGTGGAATATTCTCTAGATTGGTCGGTTATAATCGTCACTTTTCAAAGCAAAAATGTTATAAGAAAGGCCCTGGAAGCGCTGTTTGCCCAAAAAGGCACCAAGCTAGAGATCTTTGTCGTAGATAACAACTCGACCGACGGGACGCAAGATATCCTCGAAGGGTATTCCCGGGAGATTATCTTCATCAGCAATCCCACTAACAGGGGTTTTTCACAAGCGGCGAACATGCCCTTGGATAGGGCAAAAGGCCGATTCGTTTTGTTCCTTAATCCCGATGTGATCATTAAAAACCCTTATTTTTTAAAAAAAATAGCTCACCTTTTCGATGAAGAACAACAAGCAGGAGCCATCGGTCCTGCATTATTTTATCCGGACGGCACCCTACAACCAAGCATGAGCCTGACTTACCCCAACCAAAAATGGGCTAAAGGATCCATACCCAAATTTCCAGGGAAAATTGCGGCTCTCCTTGGAGCCTGCCTAGCCGTAAGAAAAGAAATCCTCGATCGGCTCCGAGGTTTTGACGAAGAGTTCTTTCTTTACGGCGAAGACCAGGACCTTTGCCTGCGCATTCGCAAACTGGGTTTTTCTCTCGCTTACTATCCCCAGATCCAAGCTTATCACATTGGGGGGCACAGCAGTGAAACTTTATCTTCAGAGTTGCTCTGGGAAAGAAAGCTCAAAGCCGAGTACATTTTTTACCACAAGCACTATACAAAACAAGCTATCGATCGCATCGCTTTTTTTCAACTCCTCAAGAGTCATTGGGAGCTTTTTCTTCTTTTTTTTGGGAAGGCCATTTTATCTCCCTCCTTAGTGCTCGAAAGAAAAAGCAAGTATGAAGCCATTCGATCCCAAGCCCTTTCCCATTTTTTCCCCAAGCAACAAAACAAAACCCGACCATGA
- the hemW gene encoding radical SAM family heme chaperone HemW, producing the protein MEIKHLYFHFPFCSTVCPYCGFYVTTAARKEIYLVIEALIREVELLSTTFRLNPQTLFIGGGTPSLAKPAEIDRLLAAIPKENVKEITIEANPRTVTLQKAVQWKESGINRVSLGVQSLDEKELLILGRRHKPKDVVDSANALRKGGIENINLDFIFGIPTQGVESFKRSLYRGLELSPKHISLYCLSYEEGTPFFEEMKKGRFVPDEKKEIEMMEMACELLADHGFVRYEVSNFALPGYQSLHNKAYWQGKDYLGIGPSACSTVGNKRWSNLNDYIQYVQELQEGRLPIKTMESLDEELKKKERLFLALRTDEGITLGQEGEKEKRTVEWLVEEGLGYIKENRFILTNRGFLLADEIALYFL; encoded by the coding sequence ATGGAAATTAAACATCTTTATTTCCATTTCCCATTTTGTTCCACGGTTTGTCCTTATTGCGGATTTTACGTCACGACAGCCGCAAGAAAGGAAATTTACCTCGTCATTGAGGCCCTGATAAGAGAAGTGGAACTGCTCAGCACTACCTTTCGGTTAAATCCCCAAACTCTCTTTATAGGCGGAGGGACACCCTCGCTGGCCAAGCCGGCTGAAATAGATCGGCTGCTTGCGGCGATTCCCAAAGAAAACGTTAAGGAAATCACCATTGAAGCAAATCCCAGGACTGTGACCCTGCAAAAAGCGGTTCAATGGAAAGAATCGGGTATTAACAGGGTGAGCTTGGGTGTCCAGTCTTTGGATGAAAAGGAGCTTTTGATCCTTGGAAGAAGGCATAAACCTAAAGATGTTGTCGATTCGGCAAACGCTCTCAGAAAAGGAGGCATAGAAAATATTAACCTTGATTTTATATTTGGCATTCCTACCCAGGGTGTCGAATCTTTTAAAAGGAGCTTATACAGGGGTTTGGAATTATCCCCGAAACACATTTCTTTGTATTGCCTGAGCTACGAGGAGGGAACACCTTTTTTTGAAGAGATGAAAAAAGGAAGGTTCGTTCCGGATGAAAAAAAAGAGATCGAAATGATGGAGATGGCCTGCGAGCTTTTAGCTGACCATGGTTTTGTCCGCTACGAGGTCTCCAATTTTGCTTTGCCCGGCTATCAGTCCCTTCATAATAAGGCTTACTGGCAAGGAAAAGATTATTTAGGGATAGGGCCCAGTGCTTGTTCAACGGTCGGAAACAAAAGATGGTCCAACCTAAACGATTACATCCAATATGTCCAGGAGCTTCAAGAAGGGAGACTGCCCATTAAGACAATGGAAAGTTTAGATGAAGAATTAAAAAAGAAAGAAAGGCTGTTTTTGGCTCTGCGTACGGACGAAGGCATAACCTTAGGGCAGGAGGGAGAAAAGGAAAAAAGGACCGTAGAATGGCTTGTTGAAGAAGGACTTGGGTATATCAAGGAAAATCGTTTCATTTTAACCAATCGGGGTTTTCTCCTCGCCGATGAAATTGCCCTTTACTTTTTATAG
- a CDS encoding FtsB family cell division protein yields the protein MIKLKSLNVWIYFVQWTKFLIFCSLLALLLSFFIPIIRKIDQLEKKKELLSKEYAAEELKNKELSRKLDLLKHDPAFIERIARDRLNMGKPGEIIFRFDPYGYVPISRKEIKQTKNPKSLPKQP from the coding sequence ATGATTAAACTAAAGAGTCTCAACGTCTGGATCTATTTCGTCCAGTGGACCAAGTTTCTCATCTTTTGTAGTCTTTTAGCCCTACTCCTGAGCTTTTTCATTCCGATTATCCGGAAGATCGATCAACTGGAAAAGAAAAAAGAACTTCTCTCAAAGGAATATGCGGCCGAGGAGTTAAAGAACAAGGAGTTGAGCCGGAAGCTCGATCTTCTCAAGCATGATCCGGCTTTTATTGAACGGATAGCCCGTGATCGACTTAACATGGGCAAACCGGGTGAAATCATTTTCCGCTTTGATCCCTATGGGTATGTCCCGATCAGTCGAAAAGAAATAAAACAAACAAAAAATCCAAAATCCCTCCCTAAACAGCCCTAG